The following are encoded together in the Theileria orientalis strain Shintoku DNA, chromosome 1, complete genome genome:
- a CDS encoding uncharacterized protein (NAF1 domain containing protein): MKEGNRPIVIDGVNEVDELTFVSHFAQGESNKIKELNDFKRSHLNQTQPTATNLSQFYNLPDDSDVSDSDVEPLEGDLSVRSTPQSRYYLQPSQSIFSQSYLDTRDPLDNLRIIDTVDLPDKVSEDLPIGKIGKCKSIFDDILIVESSSDSKVLDLGSIVCKHDRTILGTVNDTFGQTSSPYYMVILRNKNLKIEAEEFVYCDLKHSTYITDETVRSKTIDVEESEDEKTEELDTKPQNKLKQSYKDL, from the exons atgaaagaAGGTAACAGACCAATAGTAATTGACGGTGTTAATGAGGTGGACGAATTGACCTTTGTTTCACACTTTGCTCAG gGCGAatctaataaaattaaggaGTTAAACGATTTTAAAAGAAGCCATTTGAACCA AACGCAACCAACTGCTACCAATTTATCGCAATTTTACAACTTACCGGACGACAGTGATGTTTCCGACTCTGATGTGGAGCCCTTAGAAGGCGACTTATCTGTCAGGAGCACACCTCAGTCAAGGTACTATTTGCAACCAAGTCAGTCGATTTTTAGCCAGTCATACCTCGATACACGAGACCCTCTTGACAATTTAAGG ataattGACACTGTTGACCTTCCAGATAAGGTCTCCGAAGATCTTCCAATTGGCAAAATAGGAAAGTGTAAATCGATTTTTGATGATATTCTAATAGTAGAATCATCGAGT GATTCGAAGGTTTTGGACCTGGGCTCCATTGTGTGTAAGCATGATAGGACCATTTTGGGGACTGTAAACGACACTTTTGGACAAACGAGCTCCCCCTACTATATGGTCATATTGAGAAATAAGAACTTGAAGATCGAAGCG GAGGAATTCGTGTACTGCGACCTAAAGCACAGTACCTACATAACAGACGAAACTGTTAGATCCAAAACAAT TGACGTTGAAGAATCTGAGGATGAAAAGACTGAGGAATTGGACACTAAACcacaaaataaactaaaacaaTCATACAAAGATTTGtaa
- a CDS encoding GMP synthase, whose product MVNDSWALLLDFGCTFSSTLLRAVRELGVRCELESLEKFKGLDPKNLPVGVLLCGGNESVFDDDVLTVDKNLLESFHKHGVPVLCLSFGMMSVAKSLGAKLRKTNENEYVVTKCSLHENALFDGVPNSLKVYLNTLDSLESLPSGFEVIAKHSDSTVGLYNSEYNMYMLYFHPEATDTEKGEKILHNFLYKVCRANKSWTMKNYLEEELKKIKKQCGEDKFVVAGLSGGVDSTVCAKMVHSVIGDRFHGIMIDTGLMRYNEIADCSKRVKKEVPGIKLTVRNSEKVFLAELKGVEDPEEKRKIIGRVYIEEFDKAIKDLGFNEKNCLLLQGTIYPDIIESELNRRTKKPVKSHHNVGGLPEKLQYELIEPVRYLFKQEVRELGRLLNLSEDTFSREPFPGPGLGIRVMASLTAENLHVVRMADKIVREEAAKSKEKVSQALCVYLPTVRSTGLVKGQRVLGGTIVIRCVTTPDFCTAKWTHLEHDILEKMSFRITTEVEGINRVCYDITDKEPSTIEWHRVRKGCKHEINVEKVETN is encoded by the exons ATGGTTAACGACTCTTGGGCATTACTTTTGGATTTTGGATGTACCTTTTCGTCGACACTGCTTAGAGCGGTGAGAGAACTGGGAGTCCGGTGTGAACTGGAAAGCTTggaaaaatttaaaggcCTGGACCCAAAGAACCTGCCAGTAGGAGTGCTGCTCTGCGGAGGAAACGAGAGCGTGTTCGACGACGACGTGCTGACTGTGGACaagaacctgctggagtCGTTCCACAAGCACGGAGTGCCAGTGCTCTGCCTGTCGTTCGGAATGATGTCAGTGGCTAAGTCACTGGGAGCAAAGCTGCGAAAGACAAACGAAAACGAGTACGTGGTGACGAAGTGCTCGCTCCACGAGAACGCACTCTTCGACGGAGTGCCGAACTCACTGAAGGTGTACCTGAACACACTGGACTCACTGGAGTCGCTCCCGTCAGGATTCGAAGTGATAGCGAAGCACTCAGACTCGACAGTGGGTCTGTACAACTCGGAGTACAACATGTACATGCTCTACTTCCACCCGGAGGCAACGGACACTGAGAAGGGAGAGAAGATCCTGCACAACTTTCTCTACAAGGTGTGCAGGGCGAACAAGTCGTGGACGATGAAGAATTACCTGGAAGAGGAactgaaaaaaattaagaagCAGTGCGGAGAGGACAAGTTCGTGGTTGCAGGACTGTCTGGAGGAGTGGACAGCACAGTGTGCGCAAAGATGGTGCACTCTGTGATAGGAGACAGGTTCCACGGAATCATGATTGACACGGGGCTCATGAGGTACAACGAGATCGCCGACTGCTCGAAGAgagtgaagaaggaggtcCCAGGAATAAAGCTGACAGTGAGGAACTCGGAAAAGGTCTTCCTGGCGGAGCTGAAGGGAGTGGAGGACCCGGAGGAAAAGCGCAAGATCATAGGAAGAGTGTACATAGAGGAGTTCGACAAAGCGATCAAGGACCTCGGATTCAACGAAAAAAACTGCCTGCTGCTCCAAGGAACGATATACCCGGACATAATAGAGAGCGAGTTGAACAGAAGGACGAAGAAGCCCGTAAAGTCGCACCACAACGTAGGAGGCCTGCCGGAAAAACTGCAGTATGAGCTGATAGAACCAGTGCGTTACCTGTTCAAGCAGGAAGTTAGAGAGTTGGGGCGCCTGTTGAACCTGTCGGAGGATACATTCTCAAGGGAGCCCTTCCCAGGACCAGGTCTGGGAATAAGAGTCATGGCAAGTCTGACGGCAGAAAACCTGCACGTCGTCAGGATGGCGGACAAAATCGTGCGCGAGGAGGCGGCCAAGAGCAAGGAGAAGGTCAGCCAGGCACTGTGCGTGTACCTGCCGACAGTGAGGAGCACGGGGCTCGTTAAGGGCCAGAGAGTGCTGGGAGGCACCATAGTGATCAGGTGCGTGACGACGCCGGACTTCTGCACGGCGAAGTGGACGCACCTGGAGCACGACATTCTGGAAAAAATGTCATTCAGAATAACGACTGAAGTGGAGGGAATCAACAGAGTGTGCTACGACATCACCGACAAGGAGCCTTCGACAATAGAGTGGCA CAGAGTCAGAAAAGGATGTAAACATGAAATTAACGTAGAAAAGGTAGAGACCAATTAA
- a CDS encoding uncharacterized protein (D111/G-patch domain containing protein), whose protein sequence is MVSYNSKVDEPVGENPSSSTSSWISHRAYLTPATLKRSKNVDSTSSSKHIPLNLNKTFDRSYKSATNQSSQGFNYNFNDEYDPRFPNEYEKVSKIFSIKSHIKSSTSVPPVAEKPVFMEPTPPIEPEQRLSGDEMLKRRLEAMAKSDLYSEGVDDTQPQDDQSEAVTTKLDAPEPKRSQPVAMKMMEKMGWKEGLGLGKNEQGMVTPLVAKQTGKNSAIIVNALPKSRGVYTPKTASEPFAAQPQPEGVKSRISVMIFPSKAELDIDELEEIISEYGSLVNIKVLSEDEHKVVESQPECSELADKYPMESNKFVICEYETEEQSERLIVALNGKRVMESHVDIHYFPMEVYKSKLS, encoded by the exons ATGGTTTCCTATAATTCAAAAGTTGATGAGCCAGTTGGCGAAAATCCATCATCAAGTACATCATCGTGGATATCTCATAGAGCATACTTGACTCCAGCTACACTGAAAAGGAGTAAAAATGTGGATTCCACATCAAGTAGTAAACATATTCccttaaatttgaataaaacattTGACAGGTCATACAAATCAGCAACTAACCAGTCCTCACAGGGCTTTAACtacaattttaatgacGAATATGATCCACGATTTCCAAACGAATACGAGAAGGTCTCGAAGATCTTTTCTATCAAATCGCATATTAAATCCTCTACCAGCGTACCTCCTGTTGCCGAAAAACCAGTTTTCATGGAGCCAACTCCCCCAATTGAACCAGAACAGAGGCTTTCAG GTGATGAGATGCTTAAACGACGTTTGGAGGCAATGGCTAAATCCGATTTATATTCAGAAGGTGTAGATGACACACAACCTCAAGATGATCAATCTGAGGCCGTTACGACCAAATTGGACGCTCCAGAACCTAAGAGGTCTCAGCCAGTTGCAATGAAAATGATGGAGAAGATGGGCTGGAAGGAGGGCCTTGGACTAGGCAAGAACGAGCAGGGAATGGTAACTCCACTGGTTGCAAAACAGACGGGGAAGAACAGCGCAATTATCGTGAATGCACTTCCCAAATCAAGGGGAGTATATACCCCTAAAACAGCCTCAGAACCATTTGCAGCCCAGCCACAACCCGAGGGCGTTAAGTCCAGGATTTCTGTCATGATTTTCCCATCTAAGGCCGAGTTGGACATAGATGAGCTGgaagaaataataagtgAGTACGGATCACTGGTAAATATAAAGGTTTTAAGCGAAGATGAGCACAAAGTGGTGGAGTCACAGCCCGAGTGCTCAGAACTAGCAGATAAGTACCCGATGGAGTCAAACAAGTTTGTAATTTGCGAGTATGAGACTGAAGAACAGTCTGAAAGGCTCATAGTGGCCTTGAACGGCAAAAGAGTCATGGAATCTCACGTCGATATACACTACTTCCCTATGGAGGTGTATAAAAGTAAACTGAGCTGA
- a CDS encoding ubiquinol-cytochrome C reductase complex subunit-like protein: MLNVNRHLGKLVAKYSALSKERSLAPSHAQRRLTRGPGLLQSVYKKFVAPWYFRAISGPYERWQQACLTRYLREHGLLYDDLMSEREPIVERALSLLTPDLATDRYRRIAKGMQISMLRMYPPLEEQNYDPFVPYLAPFIEEAKFQLQEEEELLGYHPTDRRLFCGGTTGFGDLEPGMHFLVSLPNLYGAGIGNPNRK; encoded by the exons ATGTTAAATGTTAATAGACATTTGGGGAAACTAGTAGCAAAATATTCGGCGCTCTCCAAGGAAAGATCACTGGCTCCGAGCCATGCCCAGAGAAGATTGACCAGAGGACCAGGATTACTGCAATCggtatataaaaaattcgTGGCCCCCTGGTATTTCAGAGCCATCTCAGGCCCGTATGAAAGATGGCAGCAGGCGTGCCTGACGAGATACCTGAGAGAACACG GGCTACTGTACGACGACCTAATGTCGGAAAGAGAGCCGATAGTGGAGAGGGCTCTGTCACTACTAACTCCGGATTTAGCCACAGATAGATATAGGAGAATAGCGAAGGGGATGCAAATAAGTATGCTGAGAATGTACCCGCCGCTGGAGGAGCAAAACTACGACCCTTTCGTCCCATACCTGGCGCCCTTTATCGAAGAAGCCAAGTTCCAGTTGcaagaggaggaggagctgttAGGATACCACCCAACAGATAGAAGACTGTTTTGCG GTGGAACGACTGGGTTTGGAGACCTGGAGCCAGGAATGCATTTTTTAGTCTCACTGCCTAACCTGTACGGAGCAGGCATAGGCAACCCTAACAGGAAGTAG
- a CDS encoding uncharacterized protein (HAD superfamily hydrolase-like, type 3 domain containing protein), whose amino-acid sequence MDDEDNYKPAQLERISHEINLERIQSRAKSKSFSREQSMERIQSRILSRAFSFKEFNRSLSMVPPNIWEFVRPEKPPKYFAIDVDNTFFHRDPQVFGKNVEAFKKILNLGYQPFLCTGRPLEAIPYVLGEKFFETTGYNGFPGIYLNGSVVYDKDGNLLNVTAFKEAFMAEMLEHIEKNGLEGSFIFWDVKGHYALKPINNPVSFILKGDDIPDPEIKSPAELVKMAIISIVTSSPKLEMKNSVFGEEYSVRNVGLRYLIEYSPMGITKADGIALLMKHVEHTPESCGFIGDGDNDVESMELCEVSFAVANATNYVKRHAKWILHLNHYDGAFSYAMNLLYNLNDY is encoded by the exons ATGGATGACGAGGATAACTACAAGCCAGCTCAACTTGAGCGCATTAGCCATGAGATTAACTTGGAGAGGATCCAGTCGAGAGCAAAATCAAAGAGCTTCTCGCGAGAGCAAAGCATGGAGCGAATTCAGTCGAGAATTCTATCCAGGGCCTTCTCGTTCAAGGAGTTCAACAGGTCTCTCAGCATGGTGCCGCCAAACATATGGGAGTTTGTGAGACCTGAGAAGCCGCCGAAGTACTTTGCAATCGACGTCGATAACACCTTTTTCCACAGGGACCCGCAGGTCTTCGGCAAAAACGTGGAGGCATTCAAGAAGATTTTAAACCTGGGATACCAGCCGTTCCTTTGCACAG GCAGGCCATTAGAGGCGATACCGTACGTGCTAGGGGAGAAGTTTTTCGAAACAACCGGATACAACGGATTTCCGGGAATATACCTAAACGGGTCCGTTGTATACGACAAGGACGGGAACCTGCTTAACGTGACTGCCTTCAAAGAGGCGTTCATGGCGGAAATGCTCGAACACATCGAGAAAAACGGACTGGAGGGCAGCTTCATATTCTGGGACGTGAAGGGGCACTACGCTCTCAAGCCCATAAACAACCCCGTGAGCTTCATATTGAAAGGAGACGATATCCCGGACCCGGAGATCAAATCGCCTGCCGAACTGGTAAAAATGGCAATCATTTCCATAGTAACATCGTCCCCAAAGTTGGAGATGAAAAACTCAGTATTCGGGGAGGAATATTCAGTCAGGAACGTGGGACTCAGGTACTTGATAGAGTACAGTCCGATGGGAATAACGAAAGCAGACGGAATAGCACTACTGATGAAGCACGTCGAACACACGCCGGAGTCCTGCGGGTTTATAGGGGACGGAGATAACGACGTTGAAAGTATGGAGCTCTGCGAAGTGTCTTTTGCCGTCGCGAATGCGACAAACTACGTCAAAAGACATGCGAAGTGGATCTTACACCTCAATCATTACGATGGGGCTTTCTCGTATGCCATGAACCTgctttataatttaaacgactactaa
- a CDS encoding splicing factor produces the protein MVYKGGKANRSPSCVFVGNLPEKVDNRDIHDLFDKFGEIKDIDIKHGKTTNYTSYAFIDFASVRSAEDAVDSRDGYEYDRYKLRVEFAGEGKPRKHDDDRRDRDRHRTDYRLVISNLPHGCRWQHLKDHMRKAGPVGYVNISHGKGYVDFIHKSDMKYALRKMDGSELSTPDDTSRIKLRRDRRRSRSRSRDGHRRRSHSRRSRSYSRDRSRSLHRSRSPLRSEERSADRYEQRSRSLERRSNRSRSLEKRSADRSRSTERSRSRTRSVHRSPEKRSRSFSDRSKASRSRTYSKSASRENLKLNGDLATEKLRYDRDAETETAAETYRESPLQV, from the exons ATGGTATACAAGGGCGGAAAGGCTAACCGATCACCTTCATGTGTCTTCGTTGGCAACCTTCCAGAGAAGGTAGACAATCGTGATATCCACGATCTCTTTGACAAG TTTGGAGAAATCAAAGATATTGACATAAAACACGGCAAAACAACCAACTACACATCTTATGCGTTCATCGATTTTGCAAGCGTAAGATCGGCCGAGGATGCAGTAGATTCGAGGGACGGGTACGAATATGATAGGTACAAGCTGCGTGTCGAGTTCGCAGGAGAAGGGAAACCTCGCAAACACGACGACGACAGAAGGGATCGTGACAGACACAG GACCGATTACAGACTCGTAATCAGCAACTTGCCACACGGATGCCGGTGGCAGCACCTCAAGGACCACATGAGGAAGGCAGGCCCAGTAGGATACGTGAACATCTCGCACGGCAAGGGCTACGTGGACTTCATTCACAAGTCGGACATGAAGTACGCTCTGAGGAAGATGGACGGCTCGGAGCTCTCGACGCCGGACGACACTTCGCGCATAAAGCTACGCAGAGACCGTAGGAGAAGCAGGTCCAGGTCGAGAGACGGACACAGGCGCAGGTCCCACTCGCGCCGCTCGAGGTCATATAGCCGCGACAGGTCGAGGTCGCTCCACAGGTCCAGATCGCCACTCAGGTCCGAGGAGAGGTCGGCAGACCGCTACGAGCAGAGGTCAAGGTCTCTCGAGAGAAGGTCCAACAGGTCGCGCTCGCTCGAGAAGAGGTCGGCAGACCGCTCGAGGTCAACTGAAAGGTCCAGGTCAAGGACCAGGTCAGTGCACAGGTCCCCGGAAAAGAGGTCCAGGTCATTCAGCGACAGGTCCAAGGCCAGCCGCTCGAGGACGTACAGCAAGAGCGCGTCTCGCGAGAATTTGAAGTTGAATGGCGACTTGGCCACGGAGAAGCTGAGGTACGATCGTGACGCCGAGACGGAGACTGCCGCAGAGACGTATAGAGAAAGTCCTCTACAAGTTTAA
- a CDS encoding predicted protein, whose translation MLLKYLKHLFHQQDFRRLYSKFKSQWQYYFVFFLLGLLTSKLFDPFNSSLPFCYRLILYNLSRFCKKIRVDDDDDEEYKLVLCVRSDLAMGKGKIAAQCGHASIGAYTDSLKNNDPYVRKWFNEGQRKVVLKINDYEEMKELKNEARRHKINTHVTRDAGRTQVPSGSYTVIAIGPGPDKVLNKITGHLKLL comes from the exons atgttgttgaaatatttaaaacatttatttcATCAACAGGATTTTCGTCGTCTatattctaaatttaaatcacaaTGGCagtattattttgtattttttttattaggTTTGCTTACTTCCAAACTTTTTGACCCTTTTAATTCAAGTTTGCCATTTTGTTAtagattaattttatataatctTAGTAgattttgtaaaaaaattagagtGGATGAcgatgatgatgaagaaTATAAACTTGTTCTATGTGTCAGATCAG ATTTAGCTATGGGCAAGGGCAAAATCGCTGCACAGTGTGGTCACGCTTCCATTGGAGCCTACACAGATTCACTCAAAAATAACGACCCTTATGTCCGAAAGTGGTTTAATGAGGGCCAGAGAAAAGTagttttgaaaataaat gACTATGAGGAAATGAAAGAGCTAAAAAATGAAGCGAGAAggcataaaataaatacacatgtgACCAGAGATGCG GGGAGAACCCAGGTTCCATCGGGATCATATACAGTAATCGCAATAGGGCCAG GCCCGGACAAAGTActcaataaaataacaggCCACCTCAAATTGTTGTAG
- a CDS encoding protein disulfide isomerase, whose product MDVFFINCILFILYSRVLHKCASCSNYYTNSNVKQLSGDEFLENVKSNSLSVVEFQNDNCSGCKDFSSVYKNLASVFENLLPVFSVNDDTLSTKYGVMSFPSVKLFFGKGPNSEPEVVDFKGDKDIQSLVSFTLKNLNKHVKNKASKFKSNTDEALRNVVNLTASNFKSTVLDDTYSQWLVKFYAPWCGHCKNLEPEWMKLPMMSRGVKVGRVDCTVYQQLCAQFKVQGYPTILLLNKGEKSPKTAVNYQGPRRAKDILDFAKSRDRNLVPPAHADSLSVLKDKCSGPLCLLFFIPKASKEEHLETVDKLSRRSTTPFNYTYALVGEHEQWERAFRLREFPTVVGLNLAKGVFLSMNSTFSKLLCIATPANTHRRSTPACCSCQLAILTVFRKTSTLSWVLFSLARSPVRSFLSTSKTGTGPSCNISKCIAHTLHNIKS is encoded by the exons ATGGACGTCTTTTTCAtcaattgtattttatttatattgtactCGCGTGTTTTACATAAGTGTGCTTCGTGCTCAAACTACTACACCAATAGCAATGTGAAGCAGTTATCCGGTGACGAGTTTCTGGAAAATGTTAAATCTAATTCTCTCTCAGTTGTGGAGTTTCAAAACGACAA CTGCTCCGGATGTAAAGATTTTTCGAGTGTATACAAGAACCTGGCCAGTGTGTTTGAAAATTTGCTGCCCGTGTTTTCCGTGAACGACGACACACTGTCTACCAAGTACGGCGTGATGTCTTTTCCATCAGTTAAGCTCTTTTTCGGAAAAG GCCCCAATTCTGAGCCCGAAGTCGTGGACTTCAAGGGCGACAAGGACATTCAGTCGCTCGTGTCCTTCACTCTGAAGAATCTGAACAAACACGTCAAGAACAAGGCGTCCAAGTTTAAATCGAATACCGACG AAGCTTTAAGGAATGTAGTGAATCTCACCGCGTCCAACTTCAAGTCCACCGTTTTGGACGACACTTACAGCCAGTG GCTCGTTAAATTTTACGCACCCTGGTGCGGCCATTGCAAGAACTTGGAGCCCGAGTGGATGAAGCTGCCCATGATGAGCAGGGGCGTAAAGGTCGGCAGAGTCGACTGCACGGTATACCAACAGCTGTGTGCACAGTTCAAAGTACAG GGCTATCCCACCATTTTACTCTTAAACAAGGGAGAGAAATCACCCAAGACTGCCGTTAACTACCAGGGTCCCAGGAGGGCCAAGGACATATTGGATTTCGCGAAATCGAGGGACCGGAACCTCGTGCCGCCTGCCCACGCCGACTCCCTCTCCGTGCTCAAGGACAAGTGCAGCGGCCCTCTGTGCCTTCTCTTCTTCATCCCTAAGGCCTCTAAGGAGGAGCACCTGGAGACTGTGGACAAGCTGTCGAGGCGCTCAACTACTCCCTTCAATTACACCTACGCACTCG TTGGTGAGCACGAGCAGTGGGAACGCGCGTTCAGACTACGGGAATTTCCGACTGTCGTTGGCCTGAACCTGGCCAAGGGCGTCTTCTTGTCAATGAATTCGACCTTTTCAAAG CTACTATGCATTGCAACACCGGCTAACACGCATCGGCGGTCGACCCCTGCTTGTTGCAGCTGTCAGCTAGCCATATTAACCGTTTTCAGGAAAACTTCAACTCTTTCGTGGGTTCTATTCTCTCTGGCAAGGTCGCCGGTCAGAAGCTTCCTTTCGACCTCGAAGACGGGCACAGGTCCGAGTTGTAATATTTCTAAATGTATAGCGCACACATTACATAACATTAAATCATAG
- a CDS encoding uncharacterized protein (zinc finger, TFIIS-type domain containing protein) → MDDLYEASERGEDIYISTLDPSVSEKMANINVNEAFDMVKYLYSENSMENRGLFVNDFKYKLADNSSELNPSLKQKSSVPLGYDYLVSVGCRTCGSCVDFKNNQLFFDFSKVRDNKVYPNKYLRCDNCDSIISPIFKKSESDSFFDNYTNATSANKHEDEDSKVYLYGTRCGYIFDESEKQWWKDSIHGSYSSTKLMQAKTANKSGKQTVKYNCEKCGHDVHLYSTFQARSADEGMSIMYECLKCRNRVVMAT, encoded by the exons ATGGATGATCTTTATGAAGCTTCAGAAAGGGGAGAGGATATTTACATATCCACCCTCGATCCTTCAGTTTCTGAGAAGATGGCGAACATAAATGTGAACGAAGCCTTTGATAtggttaaatatttatactcTGAGAATTCAATGGAAAACAGAGGACTGTTTGTAAATGATTTTAAGTATAAATTGGCCGATAATTCCTCAGAATTGAACCCCTCTCTGAAACAGAAATCTTCTGTTCCCCTAGGGTACGATTATCTGGTATCCGTTGGGTGCCGAACATGCGGTTCGTGCgtagattttaaaaataatcagttattttttgattttagCAAAGTTAGAGACAATAAGGTGTACCCTAACAAGTACTTGAGATGTGACAACTGTGACTCCATCATTTCtccaatatttaaaaagagcGAGTCTGACTCATTCTTTGATAATTACACAAACG CCACAAGTGCAAATAAACACGAGGATGAGGACTCTAAGGTCTACTTGTACGGAACGAGGTGCGGGTACATCTTCGACGAGTCTGAAAAGCAGTGGTGGAAGGACTCGATCCACGGCTCATACTCGAGCACAAAACTAATGCAGGCCAAAACTGCCAATAAGTCGGGGAAGCAGACCGTGAAGTACAACTGCGAAAAGTGCGGACACGACGTACACCTCTACTCCACCTTCCAGGCCAGGTCCGCCGACGAGGGCATGTCGATAATGTACGAGTGTTTGAAGTGCAGAAACAGAGTGGTGATGGCTACGTGA